A single genomic interval of Stieleria maiorica harbors:
- a CDS encoding sulfatase family protein — translation MSLPSDLRADETTLRPNIVLMMADDMGMGDTSAYQDFTGNGDDVQVHTPQMERLARMGMRMTDAHTPSSRCSPTRYGLLTGRYPWRNRLKHWVLFGSQGDPMIEADRPTIASMLRDHGYSTAMVGKWHVGLRYRRGDGSPAAGWDDADLRQPLFTTPVDHGFDFARFTSRSHGTSGPDAGAERIKNASKRNGPRQTIGPGHIHDRTAIGATGNGKQLAAKGPDAYVLSALGSRHSDHAIEFLRQHVSRDATKRKPFFLYYPSNSNHGPYTPDSAIDGQPVAGAARTKSGEPMDARHDFIYENDVALGRLLDWLQSTDDPRNVGRKLLETTLVVFTSDNGAEKNSDIATGPFRSHKGSVYEGGHRVPFIAAWAAGGIGDGDASTDGQTNRTPIGLQDVYATVAEMIGADLPDLRRGEKGAEDSFSILSALRGESIDRRPPLFFNDHKEAKGDPAAVALRLDSPTINGETYHGQWKLFFDARLLRAGQANPYELYNLAVDQWETNDLIHDAALEPLIDFMTGQALLHRNAGGHRTAAIADDRRITIDLRSGSQVANQLEGAKVAETAIKVGDTAVLMTMTAVAGEQADADAEVTFNTDAVGLGIVGGGADRVDHREALLIQFDRDVIVESVGLVAGKDGTCGGFYTVGDAEPLAIYCVDADIDAKDQSGLLSDLGVLRAGATLRLDSSPHFGVEAAGSWRLREVTIRLVK, via the coding sequence GTGTCGCTGCCCTCCGACCTGCGTGCGGACGAAACGACGTTGCGGCCGAACATCGTGTTGATGATGGCCGACGACATGGGCATGGGCGACACGAGTGCCTATCAGGATTTCACCGGCAACGGAGACGATGTCCAGGTGCACACACCGCAGATGGAGCGGTTGGCCCGAATGGGCATGCGCATGACCGACGCCCACACGCCCTCCTCTCGCTGTTCCCCGACGCGCTATGGATTGTTGACCGGACGCTATCCTTGGCGCAACCGTTTGAAGCACTGGGTTCTGTTCGGCAGCCAAGGCGATCCGATGATCGAAGCGGATCGGCCGACGATCGCATCAATGCTTCGCGATCATGGGTATTCAACCGCGATGGTCGGCAAGTGGCATGTCGGACTGCGTTACCGACGCGGCGATGGTTCACCGGCCGCCGGTTGGGACGATGCCGATCTGCGGCAGCCCCTGTTCACCACACCGGTGGATCACGGATTTGACTTCGCCCGATTCACGTCGCGCTCGCACGGAACCTCCGGGCCTGACGCCGGGGCAGAAAGGATTAAGAATGCGTCGAAGCGAAACGGGCCAAGACAGACGATCGGTCCCGGACACATTCATGACCGAACGGCGATCGGTGCGACGGGCAACGGAAAGCAGCTCGCGGCGAAAGGTCCCGACGCATATGTGTTGAGTGCATTGGGCAGCCGGCACTCGGATCACGCGATCGAGTTTCTGCGGCAGCATGTCAGCCGAGATGCGACCAAGCGAAAACCGTTCTTCTTGTATTACCCCTCCAATTCAAACCACGGGCCTTATACGCCGGACAGTGCGATCGATGGTCAGCCCGTTGCAGGAGCGGCACGGACAAAATCGGGTGAACCGATGGATGCACGCCACGATTTCATCTATGAAAACGATGTGGCACTGGGGCGGTTGCTGGACTGGTTGCAATCGACCGATGACCCGCGGAATGTCGGTCGAAAGCTGTTGGAAACGACGCTGGTGGTTTTTACTAGCGACAACGGGGCGGAAAAAAACAGCGACATCGCCACCGGGCCGTTTCGGTCGCACAAGGGATCGGTGTACGAAGGAGGGCACCGTGTGCCTTTCATCGCGGCGTGGGCGGCCGGCGGGATCGGTGACGGGGATGCATCGACCGATGGACAAACGAATCGCACGCCGATCGGGCTGCAAGACGTGTACGCAACCGTAGCGGAAATGATCGGTGCCGACCTGCCGGATCTGCGCCGCGGAGAAAAAGGCGCCGAGGATAGCTTTAGCATCCTATCGGCATTGCGGGGTGAGTCCATCGACCGACGTCCTCCCTTGTTTTTCAACGACCACAAGGAGGCCAAGGGAGATCCCGCGGCGGTCGCGTTGCGTTTGGATTCACCGACGATCAACGGGGAAACCTATCACGGGCAGTGGAAACTGTTTTTTGATGCCCGGTTGCTTCGCGCCGGCCAAGCGAATCCCTACGAGCTGTACAACTTGGCGGTGGACCAGTGGGAGACGAACGACTTGATCCACGATGCGGCGCTGGAGCCGCTGATTGATTTCATGACCGGCCAAGCCTTGCTTCATCGTAACGCGGGTGGCCACCGTACCGCGGCGATCGCCGATGACCGGCGCATCACGATCGACTTACGCTCCGGTTCGCAGGTTGCCAATCAATTGGAGGGGGCGAAAGTCGCCGAGACGGCGATCAAAGTCGGGGACACCGCAGTGTTGATGACGATGACGGCGGTGGCCGGCGAACAAGCCGATGCCGATGCCGAAGTGACGTTCAACACCGATGCCGTCGGACTGGGCATCGTTGGCGGCGGCGCGGACCGAGTCGATCATCGCGAAGCTTTATTGATTCAATTCGATCGTGACGTGATCGTCGAGTCCGTGGGGCTCGTCGCTGGCAAGGACGGAACGTGTGGCGGTTTCTACACGGTGGGCGACGCAGAACCCCTGGCCATCTATTGTGTGGACGCCGACATCGATGCGAAGGATCAAAGCGGCTTGCTAAGCGATTTGGGAGTGCTGCGGGCCGGAGCGACGTTGCGACTCGATAGCAGCCCGCACTTCGGCGTGGAAGCCGCGGGGAGTTGGCGGCTGCGTGAAGTGACAATCCGGTTGGTCAAGTGA
- a CDS encoding HpcH/HpaI aldolase family protein translates to MRKSKTLSRIRDGETIRTCVLGHYIPAYVCHAARAGYDCLWLDLEHRAMSIHQIQALLAYAHLYDIDVMLRAPTLEKTGLYRYLEEGATGLLIPHVSTVEKAEMLVDAVKFPPLGDRGIDNAGLDADFHIHDPDHYTQWANRETFLCVQIETPEGVANIDAIAAVEGVDMIFVGPGDLGLRLRQSGQMTIDQAWETVAAACKKHGVAFGGPTMTHDEMQKRHAQGAQLLVNSSEFGHFSQGLREDSQRYNDLT, encoded by the coding sequence ATGAGAAAAAGCAAAACACTCTCGCGCATCCGCGACGGCGAAACGATTCGAACCTGCGTGTTGGGTCACTACATTCCCGCCTATGTCTGTCACGCCGCGCGCGCCGGATATGATTGCCTGTGGTTGGATCTGGAGCACCGGGCGATGTCGATTCATCAGATCCAAGCACTGCTGGCGTACGCCCACCTGTACGACATTGATGTCATGCTGCGCGCGCCGACGCTGGAGAAAACCGGGCTGTATCGTTACCTGGAAGAAGGCGCCACGGGGTTGCTGATCCCGCACGTCTCCACGGTCGAAAAGGCCGAGATGCTGGTCGATGCGGTCAAGTTTCCGCCGCTGGGCGATCGCGGAATCGACAACGCCGGGCTGGATGCGGATTTCCATATCCACGACCCCGATCACTACACCCAGTGGGCCAACCGCGAAACGTTCCTATGCGTCCAGATCGAAACGCCCGAGGGAGTCGCCAACATCGACGCGATCGCCGCGGTCGAAGGCGTCGACATGATCTTTGTCGGGCCCGGTGACCTGGGGTTACGGTTGCGTCAAAGCGGCCAGATGACGATCGACCAGGCCTGGGAAACCGTGGCGGCGGCATGCAAAAAGCACGGCGTCGCGTTCGGCGGTCCGACGATGACGCACGACGAAATGCAAAAGCGACATGCCCAAGGCGCCCAATTGCTGGTCAACAGCAGCGAATTCGGCCATTTTTCCCAAGGCCTGCGTGAAGACAGCCAACGCTACAACGACCTCACCTGA
- a CDS encoding N-formylglutamate amidohydrolase, with the protein MSSASEVAPTIVVTCEHGGNHVPPEFADAFDRRDAKAWLASHRGYDPGALAAATHLAEHFGVPLISSTTTRLLVDLNRSLDHEALFSKFTRDLPETRQQAILDQYYHPYRDAVTSTIDAIVGRGQTAIHVSVHTFTPRIAGVWRPIDVGLLFDPDADGEAEYCREWQQCLMKCHPRRRVVMNQPYAGIDDGLTTALRKRFDPKQYYGVEIEISHRFVKQSPDRQRKVVDELIGCVP; encoded by the coding sequence GTGAGTTCAGCCTCTGAGGTGGCACCGACGATCGTCGTGACCTGCGAACACGGCGGAAACCACGTGCCGCCGGAATTTGCTGATGCGTTTGACCGTCGCGATGCCAAGGCGTGGTTGGCCAGTCATCGCGGTTACGATCCCGGCGCTCTGGCGGCCGCCACGCATTTGGCGGAGCACTTCGGGGTGCCGCTGATCTCATCAACCACGACACGTTTGTTGGTTGATTTGAACCGATCGCTTGATCATGAAGCGTTGTTTTCAAAGTTCACGCGTGACCTGCCCGAGACGCGACAGCAGGCCATCCTGGACCAGTACTACCATCCCTATCGCGATGCGGTCACCAGCACGATCGATGCGATTGTCGGCCGAGGACAAACGGCCATCCACGTTTCCGTTCACACCTTCACGCCTCGAATCGCGGGCGTCTGGCGGCCGATCGATGTCGGCCTGTTGTTTGATCCCGATGCCGACGGCGAAGCGGAATACTGCCGGGAGTGGCAACAATGTTTGATGAAATGTCATCCGCGGCGGCGCGTCGTCATGAATCAACCCTACGCAGGTATCGACGACGGACTGACGACGGCGCTGCGAAAACGATTCGATCCGAAGCAGTACTACGGGGTCGAGATCGAAATCAGCCACCGGTTCGTCAAACAATCTCCGGATCGTCAACGAAAGGTCGTCGATGAATTGATCGGTTGTGTTCCGTGA
- a CDS encoding carboxylate-amine ligase, whose amino-acid sequence MADRLKLFEAFGIELEYMLVDRDTLNVRPVADVLLASLAGGEPTSEFSRGPITWSNELMLHVIELKTTDPAKKIRPLPGQFETAIRDLGPALESLNLRLMPTAMHPWMDPKEDAAIWPHEYHEIYEAYDKIFDCRRHGWANVQSVHLNLPFADDDEFARLHAAVRLALPLLPALTASSPVVEGVYTGDLDSRMQFYAEHCSAVSSLVGDLIPEPIYDRPTYQTEIFDRIYQDIRRHDASGALCGEFLNARGAIARFDRGSIEIRVMDVQEYPGADVAICAAVIALVKELVSETWSTWEEQRNVPTALLRGILDQVSEHAENAVIQSPEMLKLFGHSGSSCRAGDLWAKLLNRMKRHDEVLDSLFAPLEVITDRGTLATRIVAALGKRFTLEDLKAVYDEVADSLDHWGPFEP is encoded by the coding sequence ATGGCAGACCGATTGAAGTTGTTCGAAGCATTCGGCATCGAACTGGAATACATGTTGGTCGATCGCGACACGCTCAACGTGCGTCCGGTCGCCGACGTGTTGTTGGCTTCTTTGGCCGGTGGGGAACCGACTTCAGAGTTTTCGCGTGGACCGATCACATGGTCCAACGAACTGATGTTGCACGTCATCGAGCTGAAAACGACCGATCCGGCCAAGAAGATTCGGCCGTTGCCGGGCCAGTTTGAAACAGCCATTCGAGATCTCGGGCCGGCCCTCGAGTCGCTGAACCTGCGTTTGATGCCCACGGCCATGCACCCGTGGATGGATCCGAAGGAAGATGCCGCGATTTGGCCGCACGAATACCACGAGATCTACGAAGCCTACGACAAGATTTTTGATTGCCGACGACACGGATGGGCGAACGTCCAAAGCGTGCACTTAAACCTTCCGTTCGCCGATGACGATGAATTCGCGCGATTGCATGCCGCCGTCCGATTGGCACTGCCCTTATTGCCAGCGCTGACCGCCAGTTCTCCCGTGGTGGAGGGTGTCTATACCGGCGATCTCGATTCGCGAATGCAGTTTTATGCCGAACATTGCAGTGCCGTGTCTTCGTTGGTCGGCGATTTGATCCCCGAGCCGATCTATGACCGGCCCACTTACCAGACAGAAATCTTCGATCGAATCTATCAAGACATTCGTCGCCACGACGCTAGTGGTGCCCTGTGCGGCGAGTTTTTGAATGCACGCGGAGCGATCGCGCGGTTTGATCGAGGCTCGATCGAGATTCGCGTGATGGATGTGCAAGAGTACCCCGGTGCCGATGTCGCGATCTGCGCGGCCGTGATCGCGTTGGTCAAGGAACTGGTGTCCGAGACTTGGTCGACGTGGGAGGAACAGCGAAACGTTCCAACAGCTCTGCTTCGTGGGATCCTGGATCAGGTCAGTGAACACGCCGAAAACGCAGTGATCCAATCGCCAGAAATGTTGAAATTGTTTGGGCATTCCGGTTCAAGCTGCCGAGCGGGTGATCTATGGGCCAAGCTGTTGAATCGTATGAAGCGACACGATGAAGTGCTGGACAGTTTGTTCGCACCGCTGGAAGTGATCACCGATCGGGGAACGTTGGCGACACGAATCGTTGCCGCGCTCGGCAAGCGATTTACGTTGGAGGATTTGAAGGCGGTTTACGATGAAGTGGCCGACTCGCTGGACCACTGGGGGCCTTTCGAGCCGTGA
- a CDS encoding RimK family protein, which yields MNIVLVAESADDWIGRFEGVQTIDPGEFLSGPNGRIPRGARVYNLCRSYAYQSLGYYVSLLAEARGQRAVPDVVTIQDLRGTAAVRLIPQHLEELIQKSLHSLTTDSFVLSVYFGENVAKKHARLAKELYGLFQAPLLRFKFARGSKWRLRSASAIALNDVPKHHRQFVADAAQRHFTRRSTVRTKRQVTRYDMAILHDPKEGDLAPSDEAALKKMVKAAAKEGIAAELITREDSGRLLEFDALFIRETTAVNHHTYRTARRAQAAGMVVIDDPLSILRCSNKVYLAELLDRAKVPTPRTIVATRGSADEVIGQLSFPCVLKRPDSAFSKGVVKVENSDELRRRLAEFFSDSELLIAQEYMRTDFDWRIGILDQRAVFACKYHMARGHWQIANHGSKGTKPKFGKCETLPVETAPRKAVSVALKAANLIGNGLYGVDVKESDGQFYVIEVNDNPNLDSGIEDAVLRDELYRRIMESFIRRIEIQKQLAGAR from the coding sequence TTGAACATCGTCCTTGTCGCCGAATCCGCCGACGACTGGATCGGCAGGTTCGAGGGCGTTCAAACGATTGATCCCGGCGAGTTTCTCTCGGGCCCCAACGGACGCATTCCGCGCGGGGCGAGAGTTTACAACCTGTGTCGATCGTACGCCTACCAAAGTTTGGGTTACTACGTGTCGCTGCTGGCCGAGGCACGTGGGCAACGCGCAGTGCCGGACGTGGTCACGATCCAGGACCTGCGTGGCACGGCGGCGGTGCGGCTGATCCCACAGCATCTTGAGGAGCTGATTCAAAAATCGTTGCATTCGTTGACGACCGACAGTTTTGTACTGAGCGTTTACTTTGGCGAGAACGTCGCCAAGAAGCACGCCCGATTGGCGAAAGAGCTATACGGACTTTTCCAGGCCCCCCTGTTGCGATTCAAGTTTGCACGTGGCAGCAAGTGGCGACTGCGCAGTGCGTCGGCGATCGCGCTCAACGATGTGCCCAAGCACCATCGCCAATTCGTTGCCGATGCGGCGCAGCGACACTTCACCCGCCGGAGCACGGTGCGCACCAAACGTCAGGTGACGCGCTATGACATGGCGATCCTGCACGATCCCAAGGAAGGCGATTTGGCACCGTCGGACGAGGCCGCCCTCAAAAAAATGGTCAAGGCCGCCGCCAAAGAAGGCATCGCCGCGGAGTTGATCACGCGTGAAGACAGCGGGCGTCTGCTGGAATTTGATGCGTTGTTCATCCGTGAAACGACCGCCGTCAACCACCACACCTACCGAACGGCCCGGCGCGCCCAGGCGGCGGGAATGGTGGTGATCGATGACCCATTGTCGATCCTCCGGTGCAGCAACAAAGTTTACTTGGCCGAGTTGCTTGATCGGGCCAAGGTCCCCACGCCGCGAACCATCGTGGCCACTCGAGGTAGCGCCGACGAAGTCATCGGACAGCTCAGTTTTCCCTGCGTCTTGAAACGCCCCGATAGCGCGTTTTCCAAAGGCGTGGTCAAAGTCGAAAACTCAGACGAGTTGAGGCGGCGGCTGGCCGAGTTCTTTTCCGACTCGGAGCTGTTGATCGCCCAGGAGTACATGCGCACCGACTTTGATTGGCGGATCGGAATTTTGGATCAACGCGCCGTGTTCGCCTGCAAATACCACATGGCGCGAGGGCACTGGCAGATCGCAAACCATGGTTCCAAGGGGACCAAGCCGAAATTCGGCAAGTGCGAAACGTTGCCCGTTGAAACCGCCCCGCGCAAAGCCGTCTCGGTGGCACTGAAAGCCGCCAATCTGATCGGCAACGGTCTGTACGGAGTGGACGTCAAAGAGTCCGATGGCCAGTTTTATGTCATCGAAGTGAACGACAACCCGAACCTCGACTCCGGGATCGAAGATGCCGTGCTCCGCGACGAACTTTATCGCAGGATCATGGAGTCCTTCATTCGCCGGATTGAAATTCAAAAGCAACTAGCAGGCGCGAGATAG
- a CDS encoding cysteine peptidase family C39 domain-containing protein codes for MKHALHLEIQPQPNDSSCGPTCLAAVYAYWNDPVDLSQLIRETGGGDGSGTLAVQLGCHALRRGYDAEITTYNLHLFDPSWFDAVDGTAPADRLSDKLQAQLDAKRIRNDIDIRRFEAATDYYVEYLRLGGRVQMQPLDDRLITKTLTAGVPILCGLSATYLYREARERPQPLDAEGRSSVADDILGDPAGHFVVLHGYDCGSGNVFIADPLHPNPIAPTNNYLAPLSQVTSAILLGIVTYDANLLTLEPGSKSKGSLA; via the coding sequence ATGAAACATGCCCTTCACCTTGAAATTCAACCGCAGCCGAACGATTCGAGTTGCGGGCCGACCTGTTTGGCCGCCGTTTATGCCTACTGGAACGATCCCGTTGATCTGAGCCAGTTGATCCGCGAGACGGGAGGCGGCGATGGTTCGGGGACGTTGGCGGTCCAATTGGGGTGCCATGCGCTGCGCCGCGGCTACGACGCCGAAATCACGACGTACAATCTGCACCTGTTTGATCCGTCTTGGTTCGATGCGGTCGACGGAACCGCGCCGGCGGATCGATTGTCGGACAAGCTCCAGGCGCAGCTTGACGCGAAACGCATTCGCAACGACATCGATATCCGACGCTTCGAAGCGGCGACCGACTATTACGTCGAATATCTGCGACTGGGTGGACGCGTCCAGATGCAGCCGCTGGACGATCGTCTGATCACAAAAACCTTGACCGCCGGCGTCCCGATCCTGTGCGGTTTGAGCGCGACGTATCTTTACCGGGAAGCACGTGAACGTCCCCAACCGCTTGATGCCGAGGGGCGCAGCAGTGTCGCCGATGATATTCTGGGCGACCCGGCAGGGCATTTTGTGGTGTTGCACGGGTACGACTGCGGTTCTGGAAACGTCTTCATTGCCGACCCGTTGCACCCCAATCCGATTGCACCGACAAACAACTATCTGGCTCCGTTGTCGCAGGTCACGTCCGCGATCCTGCTGGGCATCGTGACCTACGACGCAAATCTGTTGACCTTGGAACCTGGCTCGAAATCAAAAGGGAGTTTGGCTTGA